The nucleotide window ATTGCTGGAACAAATTAAGTGGTTGCATTGAATGTCATTCCATCGTTTGTTGGTTAAGTAtcttaccctaaccctaaccttaactTGTTTTAATTGTTTATAACCTATTTATAGAGCCAAGTAATATCTCTAATTTTATCGTGATCTCTTCGTTACAAGCTAACTAACGTTGTCGCTAAAGCTCTTCACAAGCTGAGCCAAATAGCTTCCTTTTCTGTTTATGAGTGTGGAAGGTCTGTCAAACTCAACAACACGCCCTTCATCCAATACAAGTACTCGGTCATAGTCGATAATTGTGTCCACCCTGTGAGCAATACTAATGATGGTAATGTTCTTAAATTTCGTGCGAATGACTTCTTGAATCAGTCGATCTGTCTTAAAATCTACATTAGCATTTGCTTCGTCTAGAATTACAATTTTCCGCTTCTCTAGTAGAACGCGTGCAAGGCACAACAGCTGTCGTTCACCGACACTAATGTTGCTGCCAGACTCAATGAGTTTGTGCTGCAGTTGCCCAGGTAAATGACAGGCCCACTGTTTCATTTGCGCTTCCTCAAGAGCTGTCCACAATTCATGGTCCGAGTGCTTGTTGAAGGGGTCAAGATTGCTTCTAAGGGTGCCAGCAAACAGTACAGGATCCTGAGTTATCACAGAGAACGTCTGTCGAGCGGACTGCAGATCTAGGCTCTTTAGGCTGACTCCATTTAACGTTACcttcaaaggaaaataaaatcaagTCTCCAGTTTTTTAAAGGCAATTATAAAGCAATCATCTTCTTATCTGAGCAGATTCAGTGAAATATATATATCCTGATGCAACTTGCTCCTTTAGAATTTTATGTTATCGCTGTTCCCAACCTCGTTCCTTCTCACCTTTCCATCCGGCTCAGGCATTCTGAAGAGGGCTGCTACCATGGACGACTTTCCAGATCCTGTTCTTCCAACAACTCCTATTTTCTCTTTATCTTTGATTTCAATCGTGATATCTTTGAGGACGCGAGTTCCCCCTTCTAGATAACTCAGAGAGAGGTTCTCAATCTTCAAATCGCATTTTTCAGGCCATGAAGAGGTTGGATGATAGTCCGCTGTGAAATATCCTTCTTCTGGTGTTAGATTCGTGTAAGTCAAAACCCGCTCAACTGACGTCATAAGATTCTCGATCTCTGACATCAGTTGGACACCAAACTGAGCTGCGTCTAAAGTCTCCATTGCGTAGGTTAGAGACATGCCTGCGATAGCTGTAAAATTGATAATAAATAGTATATATAAGTTGAGTTGTGCACTTTGTCTTGTTTCTGTTGCTTCTCTCTTTGAACAGTCTGCACCAGTGACATTACAAGAAGAGAGCCACCTGGAACTTGAACTATATATAGAAAAATATCCGAGGTTCTGTTGAATAACCAAAGGATTAAGGTCGATTGCCAAAGAGAAACTCTTGTTAAGACTTCATCAAGTGGCTTTGATTGTGCTCAAAATTATGCCATCCCATCTCCCCATAAAACAATTTGAAGTTCTCAACGTTTAATAGGAAACATAAAGTGAGTTGGAATGAGGCGTTATGAGGCCTAGGTTACTGTTTTTCGTGATTATCtcggaagaaaaaaatgccacCCTATTTCAAATGTTCCACACCCATTAACTCCTGCATTAACTTTGGCCATCCGGTTAATTGTCACTACTGAAAATGATTGGTGGCAAAGGGAAGGAGAAGGAACTTAACAATGGTCTCTTGCCTGGTAACTGCGTAATAAAGACTGCTCCTGCTGCCACTAATGTTACAAGTAAGCTACACAGTACTTCCAAACGAACACCAAGCCATTTGGAACATCCAAGTACCATTATGACGACTGAGGTATTTTGATCCTGGTACCTTATGAAAAATGGTGTAATATGCATTGATATTAGGGAGAAAATACATATACAGAAAAGAGAGTAGACATGGTAAGAATGTTTTATATGAAACTAGCAAAAAACCGAACAGAAAGCCTTTTTCCCTTCTGAAGCCTGATAAAGTCAGACGTTGGGTTCCTCGGAACACTATAGAATTCATGGCATCTTATAATAAATGGCTTATCACACAGAGTGTCATTTCCTTTTACGTTAAATTTGTTGTCACGGCTTGCACACGTGGTGCTTTCCGGAATTATCCTTAGAAATTTGCTTAAAATCGATTAATAACTTACTCAAAGAGATCGTGTAGAAACTTCTTTTCCATTCCAGAGGATCTGATCACCTCCAATCCAGACATCGAGTCTGAGATATGAGAATACACAGGGCTGCATTTCAACGCTTCTATTCTCCACAGCTCTCGGGATGTCTTTAAGTAATATCTTCCAAAGTAGAAGAACAGTACTACTAAGGGAATGATGCCGATAATAAGCCAGTAGTTTGTCACCGCTGAAAGCAGTGCAGCACCAAGAGTGAAGAGACATAACTGCACACCAAGCAGAAACTGCGGTGGTAGAGTGTCGTCCATGCAACCAAGGTCTTTAGAAAAGCGGTTGAGGATCCGACCAACGGGGTTGGTGTCAAAGAAGAGAACTGGAGCTTGAAGGACTGCTGTTACCATCTTGTTGTGCAGGTTTTCCGAAGCGTGAAGCAATGTGTAGTAGACCAAGAAAGAGACGGCTGTTGAGAGAAAAAGGGCTCCAACTACCAAGGACGCGTAGATTGCGAGCGTGACGTTAGAACGTTGCTCGCTAAGTGACATTTCAGCTATTTGCGATAACCACCAGTGAGGCGAGACTAGGAcaactagagaaaaacaaaaggtGCCAATTCAGCAAAGCAACCGGGAATTATAAAGAACTTTAAATTTATCTGTTTTCACGCAACGGCCTTCAAGCTAAACCTGGTTATGTACATAGACTTTTACTCGACAAAACGACCACTGTGATTTGTCGATTGACAAATTGTGGTCAAATTCAAATGTAGCCCGACGGGGATACAATTACGCAGTTGCTGCCAGCGTCGGACGCAAGAGCACGTGATCATGCAGCGGCTTGATGGACCAAGGCGGACCTGACCGCATTGCAAGTTTTCCGATTTGCTTCGATTGTTGAAGGAAACGTTTTAAATATATAACAAGGGAGTTAATGTCAGGTCCCTCGAGAAACTAGTTAGTTTTGTCTTTCCTTGAGTCCTGATGAAATATCAGGAGAGACCTGATTGTCTGGAATGGCACGATCTATGTCACTCCTGGGCTCAACTCATTTTCAATGTGAGATAAAGTTGGAGTGAAAGGAGTGAATACCGTTCAGCGAATTTTAGCTTTTTCTTCGCCAAGGTCTCGTCACAGATTGCCAGAAAACAACATGAAAACATTTCTCACTGACGAAGGACTAAAGCTGAGTTGAAACGGTGGCATTGTAATCCTTAACTCATTTGATGTAACGGAGAATCGTGTTTATCCTCCCAAGAGACGCAGCGCTGCaagttctttggaaactaaCTCCTTTGTTCTTCTGGACTCAGTTGCTGAAAGGTAGGATAATGTTGTGCATGCAGTGGATAAATCACAATCCAATGGATAACTACCGTCAGAACCTAATGAGTCATCtggtggatagtgatttatccaatcgaaagtgctatccaccctttgaacaactggggcctacGTCCAAGTAGAAAACACATGAGGTTACACATTTTTCACGGTGTTCAACCGCTGTGCAGTTACTTACCTTGAGCAAGCAATACAAGAAGGAAGAGGCAAAGAAGTCTGATGACAGGGTATGCTGAACGGAAGTACTGCCAATAGAGACTCCATGTAACTGATCCAACCTTTCTCTCTTCGTCGTTTTCCTTGAGATCAATAGCCTCATTTCGACTCTGCAAAGATCTACTGGTGCTTCGTCTTCTAAAGGGAGTTAGTCGCTCGCTGTGTTCAAATGAACCACTACTTCTTTTCTCGTTTTGTACAACTTCAGGATTTGACAAAACGTCTTTCGTCAGAAGAAAATCATACGTTCCGTGTTCAACAACTTTGCCATCACTAAGAACAAAAATCTCATCTGCACGTGTCAAAAATTCGTGATGATGGGTCACCAAAACGCGGCATTTCTCAGAGAGAAGACCTTGAATACATTCGCTGAAAAGGTGATTGGCCACCCTCGCATCAACAGCACTAAATGGATCATCGAGTAAAATTATGTCGGCATTTGTATACAATGTACGGGCCAAACAGGTGCGAGCTCTCTGACCGCCGCTGAGACACACTCCTCTTTGTCCGATGTTTGTCAAATCTCCTTTTGGAAGCTGTTGGAAGTCTTTCTGAAGACTACAAGCGTTCACTATAGTTTGATATCTAACATTATCAAACGGTTTTCCAAACGTAATATTTTCTCGAACTGTCCCAGAAAAGACCCACGGAAGTTGAGGACAATAAGCAATGCTTCCATAACATTTCATCTCACCGGTAGTTTGTGGTAACTCTCCCAAAATGGTTTGAAGAAGAGATGATTTTCCACTTCCAACAGTGCCAGTTATAGCAACGAAATGCTTAGTGTAAATGTCCATAGTGATGTTTTGCAGTGTTCTTAATCCGTCTTTCTCATTCCAACTACAGCAAACATTTTTCAAGGAAATGCACGGAGATGCATTTTCCCCTTGTGAATGTGAGTTTTCGCTTTGCCTAGAGATTAATGCTGCAAAATTTAACTGTTGGTCAAAAATGTTGTGGAAGCCTGGATTGTCCTTGCCACGGTTCGAGCTGTCTTTGGGCATTTCTTGGAATTTCACTGAAGAAACGGATTgcagaaaattttgaattctTTGCAAAGAAACTTTAGCATCAGCTAGCAGATGGAGTGTCTCCCCCATGGACACCGATACGGAAAACCTGATCACGTTTAAGGTGGAAATTAAGGTGAAAATTTGAAATGCTGTCAGCTGGTCACAGGATTTGCTGTAAAGCAGAAATGTTACAGAGAAAAAACCTGCCAAACTCGTGTTTGTGAAGTAAAGAGCGTCGAAACTCGAAATGATCGCTCCTCTCCAACAAGTCCAGCTCATCTCTTTCCTGGATGGCAAAAAAAAGCAATTGTGCCATTAGTTTCTGAGCCTGCTGTGACAATTGTGGAACCGTAGGTCAGTGACCACTGCAAGGCAGCACGAAAGCCACGAGACGATTCAATTCTCTATCAAAAAAGGCATTCTCTAACATGCTGTATCTCTTCAATTCTGCGTTTTCCCTCATGGTAGCCCATGCCGCTGATGAGACAATTACTGACCGACGTCTTTGTTTTTAGTGTAACTTGATTGCATTTATCTATTACTGAAAATACATTACCTATCGTAGATTTGGCATTTTATCATACGTCACTTACTTTCGTATGCCAGATAACATGTCTTTAAAATTCCATTCCCACGCACTCATCTTTACCGTTCGAATACCAGTGATGATTTCATTCATGAATTCAAGCCGTTCGTCAGTGTTTGAGGCTGCCTTCTTGTGAAAATGACCTGCTATCTTGGACATTATAGAGACATATGTAATCACCACAAAGAAGAAGCCAGCTCCCAATAGCGCCTGCCATCCAATTAGGTACCACAACAGAAATCCAGATGTTACGATCTCTAATGGGGCAAATACCAGGAAAAGCATTCCCCATCCCGCATTTTTAAGACGATTCGCATCGTTCGATACCATGTTGATGGCTTGTCCTGTGATAAGGTCATTTACTGCTCGTCGATTCAGTGTCAGAATCTGTTTAAGAAAAGGTGGAAATTGTTGTTAGTTTTCCAAGCGTTTCGTCGAATGAAGGAAAAGATGGTGATCTGAATAGTACTCTTTCTCAAACAATGTCAGCATAAAtcaatttctagtttctaatttaaaaaaaaactgtggtgctgcgtcggtaggagagtgaaacaaaaattgggttttatcaaacgagttgataaaggttgaataaccatcgagaaagatttagaaagctgacgtcagagcgaatagaggaatcgtggggtgttgtaggtttatacGGGAGTGtggaagagctttgccattggtggaaatatagtGACATGAATTTGCGAATAAATTAATGCAAttagaggcgttcattgatcccGTGTGGTGAAAGTGTACGCTCTTAAAAGATGactttttgttcgagatttttgcggctttctgagTTCCAGTGGTCTAAGGATAGcctgcaaatagtcatgttgtggtgagAGTGactaggaagattaaaatggcgcgcaactggtttgggcGCAGCTGAGTCGTTTTTTCTAAATCTCGTAGGTGTTGACGAAAGCGGTCCACCAATCTACTCCCTGTTTCGCCTTTGAAGATCTTCttacatagcgtgcaggttatgcaatagatgacatgtGTATTTTAGAGCCAGGTGAAAAGAAGTGACTGAAATAAAAGATTAGTTGAGTTCTTAGACTTAGGCCTTTGTAGTGAGGAcgccgactttaacaacaaatgcaaggaattgtgccagtttttcgaaaatcGCGGCTACTATGAGTCTGCTGTAAATTACACTAATTTATTCACTCATTTATTcccaaattcatgtcaccatatttccaccaatggcaaagatCTTCCACACCTCCATATAAACGTCTAACACCTCACAAtccctttattcgctctgacgaaaacctaaacgctcgaaacgtcagctttctaaatctttcacggtggtaattcaacctttatcaactcgtttgataaaatccaATTTTTTATGTCAGTAGAAACACAGAAACTACCGGAGCCCAGCCTCCTCTACGTTTTCCATGCTAGTAATACGATATCAGCACAATTTAGGACGGTGCAATCGCCAAGTCGACGCGGCCAAGGCGACGcggtttcaaggaacgagctc belongs to Acropora muricata isolate sample 2 chromosome 9, ASM3666990v1, whole genome shotgun sequence and includes:
- the LOC136929393 gene encoding ATP-binding cassette sub-family C member 4-like isoform X3; translated protein: MVSNDANRLKNAGWGMLFLVFAPLEIVTSGFLLWYLIGWQALLGAGFFFVVITYVSIMSKIAGHFHKKAASNTDERLEFMNEIITGIRTVKMSAWEWNFKDMLSGIRKKEMSWTCWRGAIISSFDALYFTNTSLAGFFSVTFLLYSKSCDQLTAFQIFTLISTLNVIRFSVSVSMGETLHLLADAKVSLQRIQNFLQSVSSVKFQEMPKDSSNRGKDNPGFHNIFDQQLNFAALISRQSENSHSQGENASPCISLKNVCCSWNEKDGLRTLQNITMDIYTKHFVAITGTVGSGKSSLLQTILGELPQTTGEMKCYGSIAYCPQLPWVFSGTVRENITFGKPFDNVRYQTIVNACSLQKDFQQLPKGDLTNIGQRGVCLSGGQRARTCLARTLYTNADIILLDDPFSAVDARVANHLFSECIQGLLSEKCRVLVTHHHEFLTRADEIFVLSDGKVVEHGTYDFLLTKDVLSNPEVVQNEKRSSGSFEHSERLTPFRRRSTSRSLQSRNEAIDLKENDEERKVGSVTWSLYWQYFRSAYPVIRLLCLFLLVLLAQVVLVSPHWWLSQIAEMSLSEQRSNVTLAIYASLVVGALFLSTAVSFLVYYTLLHASENLHNKMVTAVLQAPVLFFDTNPVGRILNRFSKDLGCMDDTLPPQFLLGVQLCLFTLGAALLSAVTNYWLIIGIIPLVVLFFYFGRYYLKTSRELWRIEALKCSPVYSHISDSMSGLEVIRSSGMEKKFLHDLFEYQDQNTSVVIMVLGCSKWLGVRLEVLCSLLVTLVAAGAVFITQLPAIAGMSLTYAMETLDAAQFGVQLMSEIENLMTSVERVLTYTNLTPEEGYFTADYHPTSSWPEKCDLKIENLSLSYLEGGTRVLKDITIEIKDKEKIGVVGRTGSGKSSMVAALFRMPEPDGKVTLNGVSLKSLDLQSARQTFSVITQDPVLFAGTLRSNLDPFNKHSDHELWTALEEAQMKQWACHLPGQLQHKLIESGSNISVGERQLLCLARVLLEKRKIVILDEANANVDFKTDRLIQEVIRTKFKNITIISIAHRVDTIIDYDRVLVLDEGRVVEFDRPSTLINRKGSYLAQLVKSFSDNVS
- the LOC136929393 gene encoding ATP-binding cassette sub-family C member 4-like isoform X2, which produces MDGQQEGLKELKINPLKNASIFSLLFFRWMNDTLKVGSERPLQDGDLHSIQDKFKTETLVEKLELEWNRECDSCARKNGRKPRLWKVMFRMFSFKNYFLLCVVKFTHSAASIVLPVLVWLFLMSLSENSGMDYYSTLKYVGCICAVTLVKGISQHHAFFLSGICGMQMASSVIGLIYKRILTLNRRAVNDLITGQAINMVSNDANRLKNAGWGMLFLVFAPLEIVTSGFLLWYLIGWQALLGAGFFFVVITYVSIMSKIAGHFHKKAASNTDERLEFMNEIITGIRTVKMSAWEWNFKDMLSGIRKKEMSWTCWRGAIISSFDALYFTNTSLAGFFSVTFLLYSKSCDQLTAFQIFTLISTLNVIRFSVSVSMGETLHLLADAKVSLQRIQNFLQSVSSVKFQEMPKDSSNRGKDNPGFHNIFDQQLNFAALISRQSENSHSQGENASPCISLKNVCCSWNEKDGLRTLQNITMDIYTKHFVAITGTVGSGKSSLLQTILGELPQTTGEMKCYGSIAYCPQLPWVFSGTVRENITFGKPFDNVRYQTIVNACSLQKDFQQLPKGDLTNIGQRGVCLSGGQRARTCLARTLYTNADIILLDDPFSAVDARVANHLFSECIQGLLSEKCRVLVTHHHEFLTRADEIFVLSDGKVVEHGTYDFLLTKDVLSNPEVVQNEKRSSGSFEHSERLTPFRRRSTSRSLQSRNEAIDLKENDEERKVGSVTWSLYWQYFRSAYPVIRLLCLFLLVLLAQVVLVSPHWWLSQIAEMSLSEQRSNVTLAIYASLVVGALFLSTAVSFLVYYTLLHASENLHNKMVTAVLQAPVLFFDTNPVGRILNRFSKDLGCMDDTLPPQFLLGVQLCLFTLGAALLSAVTNYWLIIGIIPLVVLFFYFGRYYLKTSRELWRIEALKCSPVYSHISDSMSGLEVIRSSGMEKKFLHDLFEYQDQNTSVVIMVLGCSKWLGVRLEVLCSLLVTLVAAGAVFITQLPAIAGMSLTYAMETLDAAQFGVQLMSEIENLMTSVERVLTYTNLTPEEGYFTADYHPTSSWPEKCDLKIENLSLSYLEGGTRVLKDITIEIKDKEKIGVVGRTGSGKSSMVAALFRMPEPDGKVTLNGVSLKSLDLQSARQTFSVITQDPVLFAGTLRSNLDPFNKHSDHELWTALEEAQMKQWACHLPGQLQHKLIESGSNISVGERQLLCLARVLLEKRKIVILDEANANVDFKTDRLIQEVIRTKFKNITIISIAHRVDTIIDYDRVLVLDEGRVVEFDRPSTLINRKGSYLAQLVKSFSDNVS
- the LOC136929393 gene encoding ATP-binding cassette sub-family C member 4-like isoform X1; the encoded protein is MHSQNHCSLTAGSGGTEMDGQQEGLKELKINPLKNASIFSLLFFRWMNDTLKVGSERPLQDGDLHSIQDKFKTETLVEKLELEWNRECDSCARKNGRKPRLWKVMFRMFSFKNYFLLCVVKFTHSAASIVLPVLVWLFLMSLSENSGMDYYSTLKYVGCICAVTLVKGISQHHAFFLSGICGMQMASSVIGLIYKRILTLNRRAVNDLITGQAINMVSNDANRLKNAGWGMLFLVFAPLEIVTSGFLLWYLIGWQALLGAGFFFVVITYVSIMSKIAGHFHKKAASNTDERLEFMNEIITGIRTVKMSAWEWNFKDMLSGIRKKEMSWTCWRGAIISSFDALYFTNTSLAGFFSVTFLLYSKSCDQLTAFQIFTLISTLNVIRFSVSVSMGETLHLLADAKVSLQRIQNFLQSVSSVKFQEMPKDSSNRGKDNPGFHNIFDQQLNFAALISRQSENSHSQGENASPCISLKNVCCSWNEKDGLRTLQNITMDIYTKHFVAITGTVGSGKSSLLQTILGELPQTTGEMKCYGSIAYCPQLPWVFSGTVRENITFGKPFDNVRYQTIVNACSLQKDFQQLPKGDLTNIGQRGVCLSGGQRARTCLARTLYTNADIILLDDPFSAVDARVANHLFSECIQGLLSEKCRVLVTHHHEFLTRADEIFVLSDGKVVEHGTYDFLLTKDVLSNPEVVQNEKRSSGSFEHSERLTPFRRRSTSRSLQSRNEAIDLKENDEERKVGSVTWSLYWQYFRSAYPVIRLLCLFLLVLLAQVVLVSPHWWLSQIAEMSLSEQRSNVTLAIYASLVVGALFLSTAVSFLVYYTLLHASENLHNKMVTAVLQAPVLFFDTNPVGRILNRFSKDLGCMDDTLPPQFLLGVQLCLFTLGAALLSAVTNYWLIIGIIPLVVLFFYFGRYYLKTSRELWRIEALKCSPVYSHISDSMSGLEVIRSSGMEKKFLHDLFEYQDQNTSVVIMVLGCSKWLGVRLEVLCSLLVTLVAAGAVFITQLPAIAGMSLTYAMETLDAAQFGVQLMSEIENLMTSVERVLTYTNLTPEEGYFTADYHPTSSWPEKCDLKIENLSLSYLEGGTRVLKDITIEIKDKEKIGVVGRTGSGKSSMVAALFRMPEPDGKVTLNGVSLKSLDLQSARQTFSVITQDPVLFAGTLRSNLDPFNKHSDHELWTALEEAQMKQWACHLPGQLQHKLIESGSNISVGERQLLCLARVLLEKRKIVILDEANANVDFKTDRLIQEVIRTKFKNITIISIAHRVDTIIDYDRVLVLDEGRVVEFDRPSTLINRKGSYLAQLVKSFSDNVS